The segment CGATATTAATTTATGCGGTAGCATTGGGGTATGCTGGATACAGCATGCGAGAAAAATCCATTCATGATGCCGAGCAGTTAGTCAATTCAGTGGCTATTCAAAAATCTAATGAAATTAAGGCTACTTTGGATGATTACATGTCGTCTATTCGGGCTATGGCTGTGATTGTTCGTGATTATGTCAATTACCCCACCGAAGAGCGTGTTCGTTTGCAAGAAGATTTATTGTTCAATGTACTCGAAGAGTATGATATATATGAATCCACCTGGATGAGTTGGGAATTGAGTGCGATTGATTCGTCTTGGGAGAAAACCTATGGACGAGAGCGTACCACTTGTTATTTAGAGAACGGCGAAAGAAAGACGACTATCACACAATTGAATCTCGATGGTGATGTGATAGGAGGATTGTACCTGGATACCAAAATCAAACAGAAGGAAACCATTTCGCCACCTTATACTTATGATGATTATGATGTGAACTCCACCAAAGTAATATTGGGAACATCTCCTATCGTACCTATTCTATCAAAGGATGGAGAATATCTAGGTCAGATTGGTTCAGATCTTTCGTTGGATGGTTTCAAGAAACTTACGCAATTTGATAGTTTTGATCAAGGGTATACGTTTTTGGCTGCCTATGACGGCACGATTGTTTCGCATCCAGACGAAACCTTAATCAATACCAATATTAGTGCGCTGGAGATTAATCAGTCATTAGATTTTAACCTCATAGACAAAGTTCAAGCTGCTGAGTTTGCCAATTTCACGGTGTATGATAAAGTACTGGGAGACAAAGTTTACGTAGCACTTTCTCCGATTCAGGTAGGGAGGTCAGTGAATCCTTGGCTGGTAGGTACCGTGGTACCCTATTCAGCAATTACACAATCTTTTAGACAGACATTGACCAATACGATCATAGTTGGGATTATTGGATTGATCATCTTGAGCTACATTGTTTACAATTATTCCAATCAGATCACGGTTGCTATTGAGAGAACTCACCGAGTATTGCAGAGTTTGTCAGTTGGCAATTTAGATACAAGCGAGTTAGAGTTGGATGAGAAAAACAACGAACTTAGTCAGATGCAGTCATTGATGAACAAGTTGATTTTTGATCTAAGAGACAAAACTAAGTTTGCTCAAGAAATCGGTGAAGGTAAACTCAATTCAAATTTTACTCCCTCTAGCGAGGATGATGAGCTTGGATTGGCATTGGTCAGAATGAGAGACAATCTCAGTTCGGTACTTGACGATACAAGGGAGGTGATAGTCCAAGCTGGAGATGAGGGTAAGCTGTCTTCAAGAATCAATGTGGAAGGAAAAGACGGAGCATGGTCTGATCTTGGGGATTCAATTAATAGCTTGATAGAGTCCTTCTATATGCCTCTGATGAGATTCAATAGGATTCTGAGTGCTATGTCGACAGGAGATCTCACGATGAGGTATTCGGAGGATGCCAAGGGGGATATCCAAATAATGGCCAATAATCTCAATCTTGCTTTGGACAACCTAGATGGATTGATTCAGCAGATTGCTTTGAGTGCTGCGATTGTAGATGAGTCATCGGTAGAGATGAAAGTGTCTAGCGAGGAGATGAGTACCAATACACGAGAAATCGCATCTGCTATTTCTCAAATGAGTCATGGTGCTCAGACACAAGTATCCAAAGTAGACGAATCATCAAATCTCATCGAAGCAATATTGGCCTCATCCAATGAGATGGGACAGAAAGCTGAGACAATCAATGAAGCAGCGAAATCTGGATTGGCCAGTAGTCAGAAGGGTATGGAAATGGTCAATAAGGTTATGTTCAATATGGGAGATATATCGGCATTTTCAAGTCAGACCAATGACTCCATCAAGATATTGGCGCAGCGATCAAAAGAGATAGCTAGGGTACTGGGAGTGATTACTGATATTGCTTCTCAAACCAACCTTTTGGCATTGAATGCTGCGATAGAAGCAGCCCAAGCAGGTGATGCTGGACGTGGATTTGCGGTAGTTGCCGAGGAAATTAGGAAACTAGCAGAGGGCTCTAGAAAATCAGCACAAGAGATTGAAAAGCTGGTAACTGATGTACAGGCGGATACTCTGGACGCAACTAAGGTCATCGAGATAATGATGACAAGCGTAAAAAGTGGAGAAGAGACTTCCAAAGAGGCAACCCATGTCTTTAAGGATATTTTGGAAGCATCCAATGCTACTTTGAGTTATTCAGAAGAGATTCTGAATTCTGCCAAAGGACAGACCGATGGCATCAACAATGTGGTGACGATCATCGAAGGAGTAGTAGTGATCGCAGAGCAAACAGCAGCAGGGACAGAAGAGGTGGCTAGTTCGGCTACTGAGCTTTCGTCCGGTATGGAGACCTACAATGACAAATCTCAAAAACTGGCAGAGATAGCAGAGAAATTGAAAGAAGGAGTGAGTATGGTCAAGTTGACAGGTGCTGCTAATCAAAATACTGCTATCTTCAATATGAAAGAGGCCTATGAAAAAGAAAAGTCTTTGCTAGACTCGCTTTTGGATTTTATGCCTGATGCAATTTATTTCAAGGATTTGGATAGCAAATTTATCAAGGCTAGTAAGTCCGTAGCAAAGTTGTTTGGAATAGCCGATAGGTCTGAAATGATTGGAAAATCCGATTTTGACTTCTATGATAAAGAAGTGGCTGAAAAGTTGTTTCAGAGCGAGCAGGAAATAGTAAAAACAGGTAATGGTATATTAAATGATGTGAGCGAAAATAGATTATCTAATGGGGAGGTAGTATATTTTTCAAATACAAAAGTACAACTTACCGACAGTGAAGGCAATGTCATTGGCACTATGGGAATATCAAGAGATATTACCGATAAGATGAAAAGCGAAAGAAGAAGTAATAATTAGACCATGATCATCACAGTTATAAACCAAAAAGGTGGGACAGGAAAGACCACAACATCAGTCAATTTGGGTTGTGCCTTGGCAGAAGCTAAAAAGAAAGTGTTGATGATAGACCTGGATCCGCAGGGCAACCTTAGCTACTGGCTGGGTATTGGCGAAGTGGACAAAACCATGGCGGATGTGATGATGCTGGATAATAAGATCACGGATGTGATTGTGAAAAAGGAAGGGGTCTCAATTGCTCCGTCAGATGTGAGTCTGTCAGATGTGGAGATCAACATCGCCAGCATGAATCAGCGTGAGTCTATTTTAAAAAATGCCCTGAGTGAGGTAGAGTCAGATTATGATTATGTAATCATTGACTGTCCTCCTTCATTGTCATTGCTCACAGTCAATGCCTTGACAGCTACAGATAGGGTCATTGTCCCCCTACAGATGGAGGTGTTGAGTTTGCAAGGTTTGGATCAGATCGTAGGCAGTATAGCACGAATCAAAAGTGTGTTGAATAGCAATTTGGAGATTCTGGGTTTGCTGCCTGTGATGGTAGATCGAAGAAGGAATTTGAGTAGAGAAATCTACGAATACATAGAAGAGAACTATGACTTAAAGCTATTTGAAAGTAGCATTAGAAGCAACGTTCGCGTGAGTGAAGCTCCATCGTTTGGTGTGAGTGTGATGAGCTACTCTCCGAATTCTACAGGAGCTACTGACTACAGAGCCTTTGCCAAAGAGATATTGAAGTTAACCAAGAATAAGAAATAAGAACATGCCACTAGGAAAGAATTTGAAAAAGGATACTTTGATACCTACTGAAAAGAAGGAGAAAGAACCTGTGGCTAAGAAAACCATCGTTAGCCAAGCGAAGAAAAAACCAGCGAAGAAGGTAGAGAAACCTAAGGCCGAAAAAATCACGAAGGCAAGTCCTCCGAAAAAGGTCGCGCAAAAAAAATCGCA is part of the Reichenbachiella agarivorans genome and harbors:
- a CDS encoding methyl-accepting chemotaxis protein, translating into MNIRRKMIFLVLGVAILIYAVALGYAGYSMREKSIHDAEQLVNSVAIQKSNEIKATLDDYMSSIRAMAVIVRDYVNYPTEERVRLQEDLLFNVLEEYDIYESTWMSWELSAIDSSWEKTYGRERTTCYLENGERKTTITQLNLDGDVIGGLYLDTKIKQKETISPPYTYDDYDVNSTKVILGTSPIVPILSKDGEYLGQIGSDLSLDGFKKLTQFDSFDQGYTFLAAYDGTIVSHPDETLINTNISALEINQSLDFNLIDKVQAAEFANFTVYDKVLGDKVYVALSPIQVGRSVNPWLVGTVVPYSAITQSFRQTLTNTIIVGIIGLIILSYIVYNYSNQITVAIERTHRVLQSLSVGNLDTSELELDEKNNELSQMQSLMNKLIFDLRDKTKFAQEIGEGKLNSNFTPSSEDDELGLALVRMRDNLSSVLDDTREVIVQAGDEGKLSSRINVEGKDGAWSDLGDSINSLIESFYMPLMRFNRILSAMSTGDLTMRYSEDAKGDIQIMANNLNLALDNLDGLIQQIALSAAIVDESSVEMKVSSEEMSTNTREIASAISQMSHGAQTQVSKVDESSNLIEAILASSNEMGQKAETINEAAKSGLASSQKGMEMVNKVMFNMGDISAFSSQTNDSIKILAQRSKEIARVLGVITDIASQTNLLALNAAIEAAQAGDAGRGFAVVAEEIRKLAEGSRKSAQEIEKLVTDVQADTLDATKVIEIMMTSVKSGEETSKEATHVFKDILEASNATLSYSEEILNSAKGQTDGINNVVTIIEGVVVIAEQTAAGTEEVASSATELSSGMETYNDKSQKLAEIAEKLKEGVSMVKLTGAANQNTAIFNMKEAYEKEKSLLDSLLDFMPDAIYFKDLDSKFIKASKSVAKLFGIADRSEMIGKSDFDFYDKEVAEKLFQSEQEIVKTGNGILNDVSENRLSNGEVVYFSNTKVQLTDSEGNVIGTMGISRDITDKMKSERRSNN
- a CDS encoding ParA family protein, whose product is MIITVINQKGGTGKTTTSVNLGCALAEAKKKVLMIDLDPQGNLSYWLGIGEVDKTMADVMMLDNKITDVIVKKEGVSIAPSDVSLSDVEINIASMNQRESILKNALSEVESDYDYVIIDCPPSLSLLTVNALTATDRVIVPLQMEVLSLQGLDQIVGSIARIKSVLNSNLEILGLLPVMVDRRRNLSREIYEYIEENYDLKLFESSIRSNVRVSEAPSFGVSVMSYSPNSTGATDYRAFAKEILKLTKNKK